One genomic region from Chloroherpetonaceae bacterium encodes:
- a CDS encoding DoxX family membrane protein, with translation MNVTATLANQGGENFSWKRLKFSEHPLKALGILFLLVNRYFLAIFYIYGTWHKIVKEWMWTDVLKVHFQQRLAEIGPGSFPALYLEYFAIPLWYPIAAIVTLGELYVAVGLTLGWTTRMSAAFSLFLLINFGLGAFYNIWIPILSVCSILVMITPTGKWFGFDRRLMKKYPESIWYC, from the coding sequence ATGAACGTTACAGCTACTTTGGCAAATCAAGGTGGGGAAAATTTCTCTTGGAAAAGGTTGAAGTTTTCTGAGCATCCTTTGAAAGCTTTGGGAATTCTTTTCTTGCTCGTCAATCGATATTTTTTGGCCATTTTCTACATCTATGGCACTTGGCATAAAATTGTTAAAGAATGGATGTGGACTGATGTGTTGAAGGTTCACTTTCAGCAACGCTTGGCTGAAATAGGACCCGGATCATTTCCAGCATTGTACCTTGAATACTTTGCGATTCCGCTTTGGTATCCTATCGCAGCAATTGTGACACTCGGAGAGTTGTATGTTGCTGTTGGATTAACATTGGGATGGACGACCAGAATGAGTGCGGCATTTTCGCTCTTTCTATTAATTAATTTTGGATTGGGCGCATTTTACAATATTTGGATTCCAATTCTTTCTGTATGTTCTATTTTGGTGATGATTACCCCGACCGGAAAATGGTTTGGCTTCGATCGTCGTCTAATGAAAAAGTATCCTGAATCAATTTGGTATTGTTAA
- a CDS encoding ATP-binding protein → MFDDKVIKTPDRHPSNISTSELLSRIESGESLQTEFKRLVHSSEKIAKSMVAFANTSGGIILIGVDDDKRIVGVESEKEIEAVIEDAANFHTEPTVRYQFDVIDFRGRDLVMITVPESNHKPHYHLGESRDPKTFKKFKERKVYLRSGSQSIVATKDQVMLLEPYHKPLKISYGEDEKILFKYLDTYQRITLAQYSKLVNASSQHASQILIALVKAGVIMIHTEGKLSYYTHPLKVS, encoded by the coding sequence ATGTTTGACGATAAGGTCATCAAAACGCCTGACAGACATCCCTCTAACATCTCGACCTCAGAATTGCTATCACGAATAGAATCGGGAGAAAGTCTCCAAACAGAATTCAAGCGTTTGGTTCATTCATCAGAAAAAATAGCGAAGTCAATGGTTGCTTTTGCTAATACTTCAGGTGGTATAATCTTGATTGGGGTTGATGATGACAAACGCATTGTTGGTGTTGAGAGTGAAAAGGAAATTGAAGCAGTTATCGAAGACGCGGCGAATTTTCATACTGAACCCACAGTTCGCTATCAATTTGATGTGATTGATTTTCGAGGAAGAGACCTTGTGATGATTACCGTTCCAGAAAGTAATCATAAGCCACATTATCATTTGGGGGAATCTCGAGATCCTAAAACATTTAAAAAATTTAAGGAAAGGAAAGTGTATTTGAGATCAGGGAGTCAAAGCATTGTCGCAACAAAAGATCAGGTGATGCTGTTAGAGCCTTATCATAAACCACTGAAAATTTCTTACGGTGAAGACGAAAAAATACTCTTCAAATATTTAGATACTTACCAACGAATTACCCTCGCACAGTACAGTAAATTGGTCAATGCATCCTCTCAACATGCCTCACAAATTCTTATAGCGCTTGTAAAAGCTGGCGTTATAATGATTCACACCGAGGGAAAATTAAGCTACTATACCCATCCATTGAAAGTCTCATAA
- the hisG gene encoding ATP phosphoribosyltransferase codes for MADKGQKKLKLGLPKGSLQDATLDLFSKAGFHFSLRERSYFPSIDDEELEAILIRAQEMPRYVQDGAFDCGLTGKDWIIETGSKIVEVADLVYSKASMRPVKWVLAVPESSHIQSVKDLQGKRISTEVVNITKAYLRKNKVQATVEFSWGATEVKPPELADAIVDVTETGNSLRANKLRVVDVLLESNTKLIASKAAWSDKWKREKIENISMLLKGAIAANGKVGLKFNIRKTDLEKISTKLPALRNPTVSNLSNSEWVAVEIITEEKQVRKLIPELKRAGAEGIFEYTINKLIY; via the coding sequence GTGGCAGATAAAGGGCAAAAAAAACTTAAGCTTGGTCTTCCAAAAGGAAGCCTTCAAGATGCAACGTTGGATTTATTTTCAAAAGCAGGATTTCATTTTTCGCTTCGTGAAAGGTCATATTTCCCTTCCATAGATGACGAAGAATTGGAAGCAATATTAATTCGAGCCCAAGAGATGCCAAGGTATGTTCAAGATGGAGCGTTTGATTGTGGGCTTACCGGAAAAGATTGGATTATTGAAACAGGATCAAAAATCGTTGAAGTTGCAGACCTTGTATATTCAAAAGCTTCGATGAGACCGGTAAAGTGGGTTCTGGCGGTACCGGAGAGTTCACACATCCAATCTGTCAAAGATTTACAAGGAAAACGAATTTCGACCGAAGTTGTCAATATTACTAAAGCATATTTGCGAAAAAATAAAGTTCAAGCAACGGTAGAATTCAGTTGGGGAGCAACCGAAGTAAAACCGCCAGAACTTGCGGATGCCATTGTTGATGTTACAGAAACAGGAAATTCACTGCGTGCCAATAAACTCCGTGTAGTCGATGTTTTGCTTGAATCAAACACGAAACTTATCGCCAGTAAAGCCGCTTGGTCGGATAAATGGAAACGGGAAAAGATTGAAAATATTTCGATGCTACTCAAAGGTGCAATTGCCGCAAACGGAAAAGTTGGGCTGAAATTTAATATTCGAAAAACAGATCTTGAAAAAATCTCAACCAAGCTTCCTGCTCTGAGGAATCCTACGGTATCAAACCTATCGAATTCAGAATGGGTAGCGGTAGAAATTATAACTGAGGAAAAACAGGTACGAAAATTGATTCCTGAGTTGAAACGTGCCGGAGCTGAAGGCATTTTTGAATACACCATCAACAAGTTGATTTATTGA
- a CDS encoding TonB-dependent receptor, translating to MILFLPIAVLLIGREVVAQTKGGTLRGTVTGVEIYADSIDRYDSTLSRYTRKLAKITRRYPLVGAKVQVKLTPFGGVTDSLGKFKIVGIPRGVYDLLFSAEGYKSHVFKQISVRLDTITEVDNFLVENYNPSSEIVVTANRYEQRLQDISNSISIITQDFIENRNSISIDDALRYVPGVNFSNANVNIRSSSGVSFGIGSRVLTLIDNIPVMGPAEGDSKWDFFPTDFIDRVEIIKGPSSSLYGSSALGGVINLITRADYTPKTNITLYGGLYDGPRFESWNWANRTPLQSGLEIAHSNNFGRLSVYGSISRRYDDGYRENADFSRWRLFSKINYQLSDRESLSLLATFAEERRGNALFWESLDAPYRDGLNDIDLNGNSIFSSLYSDKLLFSPIYSLKFSKTGELNWRNRYFQTKFFDSEGVSSNALQAGTEFQTTFSFARGFAVTMGAEGSYSNVESTIFGNHRSLGFGGYLQGDIPLNIFIISYGVRYDGLRIDDGEWNGQFSPRAGVNGAVTENISLRFSLGRGFRNASISERFTVASAGALQIDPNPELQAESSTSFEGGLLFSNSNPIEFFGIIKLERYNVDASLFFTTYANLIEPRPAIQGSSGLRPRFTFQNITDAEILGTEIFFHSEYNRKSFELDVSYTHTNPRDLSNGGWLRYRNRRLFYVTARAHLSLISIEWNYRFISRFEANEPILNAIIPDAEATSDAHVNDFRLSAQTGIGMFSLILRNAFNVAYVEQPALIASPRNIVLQFRTSF from the coding sequence TTGATACTTTTCCTCCCAATAGCTGTTTTGCTTATAGGCCGTGAAGTGGTTGCTCAAACAAAGGGAGGAACTTTACGCGGAACTGTGACCGGGGTAGAAATTTACGCGGATTCAATCGACAGGTATGATTCTACTTTGTCACGATATACAAGAAAACTGGCAAAAATCACGCGTCGTTACCCACTGGTAGGTGCAAAGGTTCAAGTAAAACTTACTCCTTTCGGTGGAGTAACAGATTCACTAGGAAAATTTAAGATTGTGGGAATACCAAGAGGGGTTTACGACTTACTTTTTTCTGCCGAGGGATATAAGTCTCATGTATTCAAACAAATTTCAGTTCGTCTGGATACGATTACAGAAGTTGATAATTTTTTAGTTGAAAACTATAACCCATCTTCTGAGATAGTTGTCACTGCTAATCGATATGAACAACGGTTGCAAGATATTTCAAATTCGATATCAATAATTACTCAAGACTTTATTGAAAATAGAAACAGCATCTCTATCGATGATGCTTTGCGGTATGTTCCGGGAGTAAATTTTTCTAACGCGAATGTCAATATACGTTCATCCAGCGGTGTGAGTTTTGGAATAGGAAGTCGTGTTTTAACGCTTATCGACAATATTCCTGTAATGGGGCCCGCAGAAGGTGATTCAAAGTGGGATTTTTTTCCAACAGATTTTATTGATCGGGTTGAAATCATTAAAGGTCCCTCTTCTTCATTGTATGGTAGCTCCGCATTGGGTGGGGTCATCAACTTAATTACAAGGGCTGACTATACACCAAAGACTAACATCACGCTTTACGGAGGACTTTATGATGGGCCACGCTTTGAAAGTTGGAATTGGGCAAATCGTACGCCACTTCAATCCGGTCTTGAAATTGCACACTCGAATAACTTCGGAAGGCTTTCTGTTTATGGGTCAATATCTAGGAGATATGATGATGGTTACCGAGAGAATGCCGACTTTTCGCGTTGGCGGTTGTTTTCAAAAATCAATTATCAACTCTCAGACCGTGAGTCATTGTCGCTATTAGCCACATTTGCAGAAGAACGAAGAGGCAACGCCTTATTTTGGGAAAGTTTAGATGCTCCATATCGAGACGGACTTAACGACATTGATTTGAATGGGAATTCCATATTTTCTTCACTCTATTCAGATAAACTTCTTTTTTCCCCGATATACTCTTTAAAGTTTTCAAAAACAGGTGAATTGAATTGGAGAAACCGATATTTTCAAACAAAATTTTTTGATTCTGAAGGGGTTTCTTCTAATGCATTACAAGCAGGTACGGAGTTTCAAACCACTTTTTCTTTTGCAAGGGGGTTTGCCGTTACTATGGGCGCAGAAGGTTCTTATTCAAATGTTGAATCAACTATTTTTGGTAATCATCGGTCACTTGGGTTTGGCGGCTATCTGCAAGGCGATATTCCTTTAAATATTTTTATTATTTCTTATGGGGTTCGTTATGATGGATTAAGGATTGATGACGGGGAATGGAATGGCCAATTCAGCCCACGCGCGGGAGTAAACGGTGCAGTAACCGAAAATATTTCATTGAGATTCAGTCTTGGACGAGGCTTTAGGAATGCGAGTATTAGCGAGCGTTTTACTGTGGCCTCTGCAGGGGCACTTCAAATTGATCCAAATCCTGAACTTCAGGCAGAAAGCAGTACAAGCTTTGAAGGGGGGCTTCTCTTTAGCAACTCAAATCCAATCGAGTTCTTCGGAATCATAAAACTTGAAAGGTATAACGTTGATGCAAGTTTATTTTTTACAACATACGCTAATTTGATAGAACCTCGACCGGCAATACAAGGCAGCAGTGGGCTGCGACCTCGTTTTACATTTCAAAACATCACAGATGCAGAAATATTAGGAACTGAAATATTTTTTCATTCTGAGTATAACCGAAAGTCCTTTGAACTGGATGTTTCCTATACACACACAAATCCAAGAGATTTAAGTAATGGAGGTTGGTTGAGGTATCGAAATCGGCGACTATTCTATGTAACAGCAAGAGCGCATCTTTCACTTATTTCTATTGAATGGAATTACAGATTTATCAGCAGATTTGAAGCCAATGAGCCTATTCTCAACGCTATTATCCCTGATGCCGAAGCAACCAGTGACGCTCATGTTAATGACTTTAGGCTTTCAGCCCAAACCGGAATCGGTATGTTTTCACTTATTCTTCGAAATGCCTTTAATGTAGCGTATGTGGAACAGCCAGCATTAATAGCATCTCCTCGAAATATTGTCCTTCAATTTCGAACTTCTTTTTAG
- a CDS encoding transcriptional repressor, whose product MKHTPSKPVNPSMKPKSKVKEIKKPDSLEKSGAKPMVETAESNFKFKSVGNIHQDHLPKAPIVKEVINDNGLRGQIQSVETIFYDFLKKKGYRSTPERALILKEIYAAPGHFDADEIFIKLKQKGGNISRATVYNTLDLLVECNLVSQNSFGHKHLHYERVYGYEHHDHIVCNECGEIFEFSSPEIETEQEKICRQLGFELQRHTLQMFCHCNKIDCEYKKNVSHAMMP is encoded by the coding sequence ATGAAGCATACACCGTCAAAACCCGTGAACCCTTCAATGAAGCCGAAGTCTAAAGTTAAAGAGATCAAGAAACCTGATTCATTAGAGAAAAGTGGTGCAAAACCTATGGTTGAAACTGCTGAATCAAATTTCAAATTTAAGAGTGTTGGTAATATTCATCAAGATCATCTACCAAAAGCTCCAATAGTAAAGGAGGTGATTAATGATAACGGATTGCGAGGTCAGATTCAGAGTGTAGAAACAATTTTTTATGATTTTTTGAAAAAGAAAGGGTATCGATCTACTCCAGAGAGGGCATTGATATTAAAGGAAATTTATGCTGCTCCCGGTCATTTTGATGCCGATGAGATTTTCATCAAGCTTAAGCAAAAGGGTGGAAATATTTCTCGTGCAACGGTTTATAATACCCTCGATCTTTTGGTTGAATGTAATCTTGTCAGTCAAAATAGTTTTGGCCATAAGCATCTTCACTATGAACGTGTTTATGGTTATGAACATCACGACCATATCGTTTGTAATGAATGTGGAGAAATTTTTGAGTTTAGTAGTCCGGAAATAGAAACTGAACAAGAAAAAATCTGCCGTCAGTTAGGATTTGAGTTACAACGGCATACCCTTCAAATGTTTTGTCATTGCAATAAAATTGATTGCGAATACAAAAAGAATGTCTCGCACGCAATGATGCCTTGA
- a CDS encoding T9SS type A sorting domain-containing protein, with the protein MLNRYQKLSRIVLFIWLLPVSLFAQSIFYVRTDGNDGNSGRVNSSLGAKATLSGAIAAASDGDVISIQAGTFTVSSVTTIDKRLYIRGTATTIRISDGAGFNILRITSPFVTVENLTLEQLNTSATVPTPGGSITNFAHIRVEPTSSGPIRISNLTISYTSPPSASKGTGIYFVPSTYSGPYYFTNNIIQNTEQWGIYINRGNFGSYANGVFVLNNTIDGNMGDGIGVDGSQFVTIAGNTLTNNSRLGSGGGANISIFKGGSDVPSNIIVRGNRLSDPATANDANLSFTTGFTSGPITNLVVEENYATLSASRTANANYSFINDITPSSVTFRRNVAVGANVLQQVGFSNARAPLDGSQANLTDEFSFSSGHIANRLDPPPTLVAGPSDRAAIVFPTNAPLASNPGWTTISPWTSSHTTIFVNGTVGSESNEGLAAGSAKLLLNSGVRDVVPSGTVEVVAGTYNETVSINKTLTLNLSGSTSVQNLSINSGYVIITGGELTVTGTLTLEGGNINATNLRIADGATIVRRYGQITVTNPSFSGVYNLTIESVAAQHATLELATSAETVNNFNLGSNTQYVLDGNLDMAFGGAFTLNAGSQLFINGNALYMRGVASGSGELVSNREALPGQVYLISNVDGNRGILNIAPNSNSNSFDRFSLSLNSNNSFIGINGDFTTSELVVNNGRANLNGNTVSISSVSGAAAGSVTGTLEGFFYNGIISHYVQNTGSLNYIFPIGTPTVVEGSFWNRRLDFDFTTAPSSGGLLSVEHAIGAPVGFTPHFDYSAQELTNTGLQHWVTTSTIGWTGSVYNVSAYCNVIQPVFSVGNLSSLRVSLFDGSSWTSPGTSNSNLGTTFSPIVVQNGIPGTETQVLTISGNNADNPLPVELTSFTAISTQRGAELAWKTASESNNAGFIVLRDGIPVASFTSYSALKGRGTTSTSTNYSFVDASVEFGKTYTYQLRSVDFDGTVHNYGEKITLSIRQQVGPFDFTLEQNFPNPFNPTTIIKYSVKEPSVVVLKVYDLLGREVSTLVNERKEAGVFTVNVNLAGNASGVYFYKIQAGSFTKTLKMLLTK; encoded by the coding sequence ATGCTGAATCGTTATCAAAAGCTATCACGAATAGTATTGTTCATTTGGCTACTTCCGGTTTCGCTTTTCGCCCAAAGCATCTTTTATGTTAGAACCGATGGAAATGATGGTAATTCAGGTCGAGTTAATTCAAGTCTTGGGGCAAAGGCAACTTTATCAGGTGCAATCGCCGCCGCATCAGATGGCGACGTAATTTCTATTCAAGCCGGTACATTTACTGTATCAAGTGTAACGACAATTGATAAAAGACTTTACATTAGAGGTACAGCGACTACAATTCGTATCAGTGATGGGGCCGGGTTTAACATTCTTCGCATTACCTCACCGTTTGTCACTGTAGAAAATCTCACCCTAGAACAGCTTAATACCTCTGCAACTGTTCCTACTCCGGGCGGATCAATTACAAACTTTGCTCACATAAGAGTGGAGCCAACTTCGTCAGGTCCAATTCGGATTTCAAACTTAACGATCTCATATACCTCGCCACCGAGTGCTTCCAAAGGTACTGGCATTTATTTTGTTCCAAGTACATATTCTGGGCCATATTACTTCACCAACAACATTATTCAGAATACTGAACAATGGGGTATTTATATCAACCGTGGCAATTTTGGAAGTTATGCGAACGGCGTGTTTGTGTTAAATAACACGATAGATGGAAATATGGGAGATGGAATTGGTGTAGATGGTAGTCAATTTGTTACAATTGCCGGAAATACACTAACAAATAACAGTCGTTTGGGAAGTGGCGGCGGTGCAAATATTTCTATTTTTAAAGGTGGCTCCGATGTTCCATCGAATATTATTGTTAGAGGCAATCGTCTTTCAGACCCGGCAACTGCAAATGATGCAAATCTTTCTTTCACTACAGGATTTACTTCTGGTCCTATTACTAACTTAGTAGTTGAAGAAAATTATGCAACACTTTCTGCTTCTAGGACTGCAAACGCAAACTATAGTTTTATTAATGATATAACGCCAAGTTCCGTTACTTTTCGTCGAAATGTGGCTGTTGGAGCAAATGTATTGCAGCAAGTAGGCTTTTCTAACGCAAGAGCACCTTTAGATGGATCACAGGCCAATTTAACGGATGAGTTTTCTTTTTCTTCAGGGCACATTGCTAATCGATTGGATCCGCCGCCAACTTTGGTTGCTGGTCCATCGGATCGTGCAGCAATTGTTTTCCCAACAAATGCACCGTTGGCCTCGAATCCGGGATGGACAACGATTTCACCTTGGACATCATCGCATACTACCATTTTTGTGAATGGAACAGTTGGAAGTGAATCTAATGAAGGATTAGCTGCCGGTTCAGCAAAACTGCTTTTAAATAGTGGTGTTCGAGATGTAGTCCCTTCTGGAACTGTCGAAGTCGTTGCTGGGACTTACAACGAAACCGTATCCATCAATAAAACACTCACACTTAACCTCAGCGGCTCAACCTCAGTTCAGAACTTAAGTATTAATTCAGGTTATGTAATTATCACAGGTGGTGAACTGACCGTAACAGGTACTTTGACCCTCGAGGGCGGAAATATAAATGCAACAAACTTAAGAATTGCTGATGGGGCAACGATTGTTCGTCGCTACGGTCAAATCACGGTTACAAACCCTTCATTTAGTGGAGTTTATAATTTAACAATTGAGTCAGTGGCTGCTCAACATGCGACATTAGAATTAGCAACATCTGCGGAAACTGTCAATAACTTTAACTTAGGTTCTAACACCCAATATGTTTTGGATGGGAATCTTGATATGGCCTTTGGAGGTGCTTTTACCTTAAATGCCGGTAGTCAACTCTTTATTAATGGAAATGCTCTTTACATGAGAGGTGTGGCTTCGGGCTCGGGTGAATTGGTCTCAAATCGAGAGGCTCTTCCGGGTCAAGTTTATTTGATTTCAAATGTCGATGGAAACCGTGGTATTCTCAATATTGCTCCAAACAGCAACTCAAATTCGTTTGATCGCTTTTCTTTAAGCCTTAACAGTAATAATTCATTCATTGGTATTAATGGGGATTTCACAACAAGTGAATTGGTTGTGAATAATGGAAGGGCTAATCTGAATGGAAATACCGTATCAATTTCAAGTGTATCAGGAGCAGCGGCTGGTTCTGTGACAGGAACTTTAGAGGGTTTCTTTTACAATGGTATTATTTCCCATTATGTTCAAAATACAGGTTCTCTCAATTATATCTTCCCAATAGGGACACCTACCGTTGTAGAAGGTAGCTTTTGGAATCGACGATTGGATTTTGACTTTACAACAGCACCGTCTTCTGGGGGGCTTTTATCTGTTGAGCATGCAATCGGCGCTCCTGTTGGTTTTACGCCGCATTTTGATTATTCCGCACAAGAATTAACAAATACAGGGTTGCAACATTGGGTAACGACCTCTACGATTGGTTGGACAGGTTCTGTTTATAATGTTTCAGCCTATTGTAATGTGATTCAGCCGGTATTTTCAGTAGGAAATCTATCAAGCTTGAGGGTATCACTTTTTGATGGGTCTTCGTGGACTTCACCCGGAACTTCTAATTCTAATTTAGGAACAACCTTCAGCCCAATTGTAGTGCAGAATGGTATTCCGGGAACAGAAACGCAAGTTCTTACAATTTCGGGTAACAATGCAGATAACCCTCTTCCTGTAGAACTTACTTCATTTACCGCAATTTCCACACAACGAGGGGCAGAACTCGCTTGGAAAACCGCCTCAGAATCAAATAATGCAGGCTTCATCGTTTTAAGAGATGGAATACCAGTTGCGAGTTTTACTTCATATTCTGCCTTAAAGGGAAGAGGAACAACATCAACATCGACGAATTATAGTTTTGTTGACGCTTCGGTAGAATTTGGTAAAACTTATACTTACCAACTTAGAAGTGTTGATTTTGATGGTACTGTTCACAATTATGGCGAAAAAATAACGCTTTCTATTCGCCAACAGGTGGGCCCATTTGACTTCACCTTGGAGCAAAACTTCCCGAATCCGTTTAATCCAACCACTATTATTAAGTATAGTGTGAAAGAACCTTCCGTTGTGGTTCTGAAGGTTTATGATCTTTTGGGACGCGAAGTATCAACCTTGGTCAATGAACGCAAAGAAGCAGGTGTGTTCACAGTAAATGTAAACCTCGCTGGAAATGCTTCAGGTGTTTACTTCTATAAAATTCAGGCGGGTTCATTTACAAAAACATTGAAAATGCTTTTGACGAAATAA
- the aspS gene encoding aspartate--tRNA ligase: MPNEQNIEMNGNQTAEISFNGEQRVYRNALCGELRKSHLNQEVKLGGWIHRKRDHGGLIFIDLRDHSGIAQLVIQPENKSVFSVLEHLRVESVITVKGIVIARSPETINPDLLSGEIEVVVSEMTTESSAEPMPFPIADETHTSEELRLKYRFLDLRHQRLHDNLVYRSKFINELRRYLLPLGFNEIQTPILTCSSPEGARDYLVPSRLYPGKFYALPQAPQQFKQLLMVAGMNRYFQIAPCFRDEDARADRSPGEFYQLDMEMSFINQDDLFAVLEGMFDHITKTLSNKQIWKLPFPRIPYRQALNKYGSDKPDLRIPLEITDVTNVFENSGFKVFASNTKKGKCVKALVLKGKANEPRLFYDKAEEYAKRELGLPGLAYIRYRENEIQSPIYKFLSESEKLELQSQLSLETGDVVFFAAGDWEKTCKAMGAIRNYFGSNYTLDKDLLAFCWIVDFPMYEWNEEEKKIDFCHNPFSMPQGEMEALLNQDPLKILAYQYDIVCNGIELSSGAIRNHKPEIMYKAFEIAGYTKADVDSKFGHMIRAFQHGAPPHGGIAPGVDRMIMIYRDETNIREVIAFPMNQKAQDLMTGAPSEVSPRQLKELHLEVKIPPHKV, from the coding sequence ATGCCAAACGAGCAGAACATTGAAATGAACGGTAATCAAACCGCAGAAATAAGCTTTAATGGCGAACAAAGAGTGTATCGAAATGCACTTTGTGGAGAATTAAGAAAAAGCCACTTAAATCAAGAAGTAAAATTGGGCGGGTGGATTCATCGCAAGAGAGATCACGGCGGATTAATCTTTATTGATCTCAGAGATCATTCTGGAATTGCTCAATTAGTAATCCAACCGGAAAACAAATCTGTTTTTTCCGTATTGGAACATTTAAGGGTAGAATCTGTGATAACGGTAAAAGGGATTGTTATTGCTCGATCGCCCGAAACCATTAATCCAGATTTACTCTCAGGAGAAATCGAAGTAGTCGTTTCTGAAATGACAACAGAAAGCTCGGCGGAGCCAATGCCTTTCCCGATTGCGGATGAAACTCATACCTCTGAAGAATTAAGGTTAAAATATCGCTTTCTTGATTTAAGGCATCAGCGACTTCACGACAACCTTGTTTATAGAAGCAAATTCATTAATGAGTTAAGAAGGTACTTACTCCCTTTAGGCTTTAATGAAATTCAAACACCGATATTAACCTGCTCCTCACCTGAAGGGGCTCGGGATTACTTAGTGCCAAGTCGCCTTTATCCCGGTAAATTTTATGCGCTTCCTCAAGCACCTCAGCAGTTCAAACAACTATTGATGGTGGCCGGCATGAATCGATATTTTCAAATTGCACCTTGTTTCAGAGATGAAGATGCTCGAGCTGATCGAAGCCCGGGAGAGTTTTATCAGCTTGATATGGAAATGTCATTTATTAATCAAGATGATTTGTTTGCGGTTTTGGAAGGAATGTTTGATCATATCACGAAAACGCTTTCAAACAAACAAATATGGAAACTACCATTTCCCCGGATACCCTATCGCCAAGCACTCAATAAATACGGTTCAGATAAGCCGGATTTGCGTATTCCTTTGGAAATAACTGATGTAACGAATGTGTTTGAAAACTCCGGTTTTAAGGTTTTTGCTTCTAACACCAAAAAGGGAAAATGCGTAAAGGCACTTGTACTTAAGGGTAAGGCGAATGAGCCTCGACTTTTTTATGATAAGGCAGAAGAATATGCAAAGCGTGAATTGGGCTTACCCGGCCTTGCTTACATTCGTTACCGCGAAAATGAGATTCAAAGCCCCATTTACAAGTTTTTATCGGAATCTGAAAAACTAGAGTTACAAAGTCAATTGAGCCTTGAAACTGGAGATGTTGTTTTTTTTGCTGCTGGAGATTGGGAAAAAACGTGCAAGGCGATGGGTGCGATTCGAAATTATTTTGGTTCAAATTATACTCTTGATAAAGATCTTCTTGCCTTTTGTTGGATTGTTGATTTCCCAATGTATGAATGGAACGAAGAAGAGAAAAAGATTGATTTTTGTCATAATCCTTTTTCTATGCCTCAAGGAGAAATGGAAGCACTTTTAAACCAAGATCCGCTGAAGATTTTAGCTTATCAATATGATATTGTTTGCAACGGAATAGAACTTTCATCGGGTGCAATTCGTAACCACAAGCCGGAAATCATGTATAAAGCGTTTGAAATCGCGGGATACACAAAAGCTGATGTTGACAGTAAGTTTGGGCACATGATTCGGGCGTTTCAGCACGGAGCACCCCCTCACGGCGGCATCGCACCCGGAGTGGATCGAATGATTATGATTTACCGAGATGAAACAAACATACGAGAAGTCATTGCTTTCCCAATGAATCAAAAGGCACAAGATCTGATGACTGGAGCGCCCTCAGAAGTCAGTCCGAGGCAGTTAAAAGAGTTGCATTTAGAGGTTAAAATCCCACCTCATAAGGTGTGA